A section of the Capra hircus breed San Clemente chromosome 23, ASM170441v1, whole genome shotgun sequence genome encodes:
- the RGL2 gene encoding ral guanine nucleotide dissociation stimulator-like 2 isoform X2 yields the protein MLPRPLRLLWDTSPPGGVVLSSFRSRDPEEGGGPGGRGGGGGQEEEEDDDDDEAPVSVWEEEEDGATFTVTSRQYQPLDPLAPRPPPRSSRKLRAGTLEALVRHLLDTRTSGADVTFTAAFLATHRAFTSTPALLGLMVDRLEALESHPADELERTKGVAISVLSTWLASHPEDFGSEVKGQLDRLESCFLRTGYAAGEGIRGGSADLIRNLRSRVDPQTPELPKPLALPGDPPADPTDVLVYLADHLAEQLTLLDAELFLNLVPSQCLGGLWGHRDRPGHSHLCPSVRATVTQFNKVAGAVVSSVLGATSTGEGLGEVTVRPLRPPQRARLLEKWIRVAEECRLLRNFSSVYAVVSALQSSPIHRLRAAWGEATRDSLRVFSSLCQIFSEEDNYSQSRELLLQEVKLQPSLEPNSKKSPRSASRGGGVVPYLGTFLKDLVMLDAASKDELENGYINFDKRRKEFAVLSELRRLQNECRGYDLRPDPDIQRWLQGLRPLTEAQSHRVSCEVETPGSSDPPAPRVLRPTLVISQWTEVLGSVGGPTPLVSWDRPSVGAEEVPGTPAPLLTRLAQHVKWPSVSSLDSALESTPALQSPADPIHLSPPASSPRPSRGHRRSASCGSPLSGGAEGASRGPGCGGGAPGPGASDCRIIRVQMELGEDGSVYKSILVTSQDKAPSVISRVLKKNNRDSAVASEYELVQLLPGERELTIPASANVFYAMDGASHDFLLRRRRRPSSTTVGLASGPSASGTPPSEGGGGSFPRIKATGRKIARALF from the exons ATGCTCCCGCGGCCCCTGCGGCTGCTGTGGGACACGAGCCCCCCCGGGGGAGTCGTGCTGAGCAGCTTCCGGAGTCGAGACCCCGAAGAGGGTGGGGGCCCCGgtggccggggcgggggcggggggcaggaggaggaggaggacgacgaCGACGACGAG GCCCCTGTGTCtgtctgggaggaggaggaggatggtgcTACCTTTACAGTCACAAGTCGCCAGTATCAGCCTCTTGATCCCTTG GCCCCAAGGCCTCCTCCGCGTTCCTCCCGGAAACTCCGAGCTGGCACCCTGGAGGCCCTGGTCAGACACCTGCTGGACACCCGTACATCAGGGGCTGACGTGACCTTCACAGCAGCCTTCCTGGCCACTCACCGGGCCTTCACCTCCACGCCTGCCCTGCTAGGGCTCATGGTTGACAG gcTGGAAGCTCTTGAATCTCATCCTGCTGATGAGCTAGAGAGGACAAAAGG GGTAGCCATCTCTGTACTGTCAACCTGGCTGGCCTCTCACCCTGAGGATTTTGGCTCTGAGGTCAAGGGTCAGCTTGACCGGCTTGAGAGCTGCTTTCTTCGGACAGGGTATGCAGCAGGGGAGGGTATTAGGGGGGGCAGCGCTGACCTCATCCGCAACCTCCGGTCCCGGGTGGACCCCCAGACCCCCGAACTTCCTAAGCCCCTGGCCCTCCCCGGCGATCCCCCTGCTGACCCCACGGATGTCCTGGTGTACCTCGCTGACCACTTGGCCGAACAGCTGACCCTGCTAGATGCG GAGCTGTTTCTCAATCTGGTCCCCTCTCAGTGCCTGGGgggcctgtggggtcacagagaccgGCCAGGACACTCTCACCTCTGCCCATCTGTCCGGGCGACCGTCACGCAGTTCAACAAGGTGGCAGGGGCAGTGGTCAGCTCTGTCCTGGGGGCCACCTCAACCGGAGAAGGGCTTGGAGAGGTGACCGTACGGCCGCTTCGTCCTCCCCAGAGGGCCCGGCTCTTGGAGAAGTGGATCCGCGTGGCAGAG gagtGCCGTCTGCTCCGAAATTTCTCTTCAGTGTATGCTGTGGTATCAGCCCTTCAATCCAGCCCCATCCACAGGCTTCGGGCAGCCTGGGGGGAAGCAACCAG ggacagtctcagagtcttctccagcctctgCCAGATTTTCTCTGAGGAGGATAACTATTCCCAGAGCCGGGAACTCCTCCTGCAG GAGGTGAAGCTGCAGCCCTCTCTGGAGCCAAATTCCAAGAAGTCCCCGAGGTCTGCCTCCCGGGGCGGG GGTGTGGTCCCATACCTTGGCACCTTCTTAAAAGACCTCGTAATGCTGGACGCAGCCTCTAAGGATGAGCTGGAG AATGGATACATCAATTTTGACAAGCGGAGGAAG GAGTTTGCTGTCCTTTCTGAGCTGCGGCGTCTCCAGAACGAATGTCGTGGCTATGACCTCCGACCTGACCCCGATATCCAGCGGTGGCTACAGGGGCTCCGGCCACTGACAGAGGCGCAGAG ccatcGCGTGTCCTGTGAGGTGGAGACGCCTGGGAGCAGTGACCCACCTGCCCCGCGGGTGCTTCGGCCAACACTGGTCATCTCGCAGTGGACAGA GGTGCTGGGTTCTGTTGGGGGTCCCACCCCCCTCGTCTCCTGGGACCGGCCCAGTGTGGGGGCAGAGGAGGTGCCTGGAACCCCTGCCCCCCTGCTGACCCGGCTGGCCCAG CACGTGAAGTGGCCGTCTGTCTCATCTCTGGACTCCGCCCTGGAAAGCACCCCAGCCCTGCAGAGTCCAGCTGACCCCATCCACCTCTCTCCCCCAGCTTCCTCCCCGCGGCCTTCTCGAGGTCACCGCCGCTCAGCCTCCTGTGGGTCCCCACTCAGTGGGGGTGCAGAAGGGGCCTCCAGGGGCCCTGGATGTGGGGGAGGGGCGCCTGGGCCAGGGGCCTCTGATTGCCGAATCATCCGAGTCCAGATGGAGCTGGGGGAAGATGGCAGTGTCTATAAGAGCATCTTG GTGACAAGTCAGGACAAGGCTCCAAGTGTCATCAGTCGTGTCCTTAAGAAAAACAATCGTGATTCTGCGGTAGCTTCGGAGTACGAGCTTGTGCAGCTGCTCCCAGGGGAGCGAG AGCTGACCATCCCCGCCTCGGCCAACGTCTTCTACGCTATGGATGGAGCCTCACATGATTTCCtcctgcggcggcggcggcggccctcCAGCACTACAGTGGGCCTCGCCAGTGGCCCTTCTGCCTCGGGAACTCCCCCAAGCGAGGGAGGAGGGGGTTCCTTTCCCAGGATAAAGGCCACAGGGAGGAAGATTGCCCGGGCACTGTTCTGA
- the RGL2 gene encoding ral guanine nucleotide dissociation stimulator-like 2 isoform X1, translating to MLPRPLRLLWDTSPPGGVVLSSFRSRDPEEGGGPGGRGGGGGQEEEEDDDDDEAPVSVWEEEEDGATFTVTSRQYQPLDPLAPRPPPRSSRKLRAGTLEALVRHLLDTRTSGADVTFTAAFLATHRAFTSTPALLGLMVDRLEALESHPADELERTKGVAISVLSTWLASHPEDFGSEVKGQLDRLESCFLRTGYAAGEGIRGGSADLIRNLRSRVDPQTPELPKPLALPGDPPADPTDVLVYLADHLAEQLTLLDAELFLNLVPSQCLGGLWGHRDRPGHSHLCPSVRATVTQFNKVAGAVVSSVLGATSTGEGLGEVTVRPLRPPQRARLLEKWIRVAEECRLLRNFSSVYAVVSALQSSPIHRLRAAWGEATRDSLRVFSSLCQIFSEEDNYSQSRELLLQEVKLQPSLEPNSKKSPRSASRGGGVVPYLGTFLKDLVMLDAASKDELENGYINFDKRRKEFAVLSELRRLQNECRGYDLRPDPDIQRWLQGLRPLTEAQSHRVSCEVETPGSSDPPAPRVLRPTLVISQWTEVLGSVGGPTPLVSWDRPSVGAEEVPGTPAPLLTRLAQFRVVGPQHVKWPSVSSLDSALESTPALQSPADPIHLSPPASSPRPSRGHRRSASCGSPLSGGAEGASRGPGCGGGAPGPGASDCRIIRVQMELGEDGSVYKSILVTSQDKAPSVISRVLKKNNRDSAVASEYELVQLLPGERELTIPASANVFYAMDGASHDFLLRRRRRPSSTTVGLASGPSASGTPPSEGGGGSFPRIKATGRKIARALF from the exons ATGCTCCCGCGGCCCCTGCGGCTGCTGTGGGACACGAGCCCCCCCGGGGGAGTCGTGCTGAGCAGCTTCCGGAGTCGAGACCCCGAAGAGGGTGGGGGCCCCGgtggccggggcgggggcggggggcaggaggaggaggaggacgacgaCGACGACGAG GCCCCTGTGTCtgtctgggaggaggaggaggatggtgcTACCTTTACAGTCACAAGTCGCCAGTATCAGCCTCTTGATCCCTTG GCCCCAAGGCCTCCTCCGCGTTCCTCCCGGAAACTCCGAGCTGGCACCCTGGAGGCCCTGGTCAGACACCTGCTGGACACCCGTACATCAGGGGCTGACGTGACCTTCACAGCAGCCTTCCTGGCCACTCACCGGGCCTTCACCTCCACGCCTGCCCTGCTAGGGCTCATGGTTGACAG gcTGGAAGCTCTTGAATCTCATCCTGCTGATGAGCTAGAGAGGACAAAAGG GGTAGCCATCTCTGTACTGTCAACCTGGCTGGCCTCTCACCCTGAGGATTTTGGCTCTGAGGTCAAGGGTCAGCTTGACCGGCTTGAGAGCTGCTTTCTTCGGACAGGGTATGCAGCAGGGGAGGGTATTAGGGGGGGCAGCGCTGACCTCATCCGCAACCTCCGGTCCCGGGTGGACCCCCAGACCCCCGAACTTCCTAAGCCCCTGGCCCTCCCCGGCGATCCCCCTGCTGACCCCACGGATGTCCTGGTGTACCTCGCTGACCACTTGGCCGAACAGCTGACCCTGCTAGATGCG GAGCTGTTTCTCAATCTGGTCCCCTCTCAGTGCCTGGGgggcctgtggggtcacagagaccgGCCAGGACACTCTCACCTCTGCCCATCTGTCCGGGCGACCGTCACGCAGTTCAACAAGGTGGCAGGGGCAGTGGTCAGCTCTGTCCTGGGGGCCACCTCAACCGGAGAAGGGCTTGGAGAGGTGACCGTACGGCCGCTTCGTCCTCCCCAGAGGGCCCGGCTCTTGGAGAAGTGGATCCGCGTGGCAGAG gagtGCCGTCTGCTCCGAAATTTCTCTTCAGTGTATGCTGTGGTATCAGCCCTTCAATCCAGCCCCATCCACAGGCTTCGGGCAGCCTGGGGGGAAGCAACCAG ggacagtctcagagtcttctccagcctctgCCAGATTTTCTCTGAGGAGGATAACTATTCCCAGAGCCGGGAACTCCTCCTGCAG GAGGTGAAGCTGCAGCCCTCTCTGGAGCCAAATTCCAAGAAGTCCCCGAGGTCTGCCTCCCGGGGCGGG GGTGTGGTCCCATACCTTGGCACCTTCTTAAAAGACCTCGTAATGCTGGACGCAGCCTCTAAGGATGAGCTGGAG AATGGATACATCAATTTTGACAAGCGGAGGAAG GAGTTTGCTGTCCTTTCTGAGCTGCGGCGTCTCCAGAACGAATGTCGTGGCTATGACCTCCGACCTGACCCCGATATCCAGCGGTGGCTACAGGGGCTCCGGCCACTGACAGAGGCGCAGAG ccatcGCGTGTCCTGTGAGGTGGAGACGCCTGGGAGCAGTGACCCACCTGCCCCGCGGGTGCTTCGGCCAACACTGGTCATCTCGCAGTGGACAGA GGTGCTGGGTTCTGTTGGGGGTCCCACCCCCCTCGTCTCCTGGGACCGGCCCAGTGTGGGGGCAGAGGAGGTGCCTGGAACCCCTGCCCCCCTGCTGACCCGGCTGGCCCAG TTCCGTGTTGTTGGTCCCCAGCACGTGAAGTGGCCGTCTGTCTCATCTCTGGACTCCGCCCTGGAAAGCACCCCAGCCCTGCAGAGTCCAGCTGACCCCATCCACCTCTCTCCCCCAGCTTCCTCCCCGCGGCCTTCTCGAGGTCACCGCCGCTCAGCCTCCTGTGGGTCCCCACTCAGTGGGGGTGCAGAAGGGGCCTCCAGGGGCCCTGGATGTGGGGGAGGGGCGCCTGGGCCAGGGGCCTCTGATTGCCGAATCATCCGAGTCCAGATGGAGCTGGGGGAAGATGGCAGTGTCTATAAGAGCATCTTG GTGACAAGTCAGGACAAGGCTCCAAGTGTCATCAGTCGTGTCCTTAAGAAAAACAATCGTGATTCTGCGGTAGCTTCGGAGTACGAGCTTGTGCAGCTGCTCCCAGGGGAGCGAG AGCTGACCATCCCCGCCTCGGCCAACGTCTTCTACGCTATGGATGGAGCCTCACATGATTTCCtcctgcggcggcggcggcggccctcCAGCACTACAGTGGGCCTCGCCAGTGGCCCTTCTGCCTCGGGAACTCCCCCAAGCGAGGGAGGAGGGGGTTCCTTTCCCAGGATAAAGGCCACAGGGAGGAAGATTGCCCGGGCACTGTTCTGA
- the RGL2 gene encoding ral guanine nucleotide dissociation stimulator-like 2 isoform X3, translating to MVDRLEALESHPADELERTKGVAISVLSTWLASHPEDFGSEVKGQLDRLESCFLRTGYAAGEGIRGGSADLIRNLRSRVDPQTPELPKPLALPGDPPADPTDVLVYLADHLAEQLTLLDAELFLNLVPSQCLGGLWGHRDRPGHSHLCPSVRATVTQFNKVAGAVVSSVLGATSTGEGLGEVTVRPLRPPQRARLLEKWIRVAEECRLLRNFSSVYAVVSALQSSPIHRLRAAWGEATRDSLRVFSSLCQIFSEEDNYSQSRELLLQEVKLQPSLEPNSKKSPRSASRGGGVVPYLGTFLKDLVMLDAASKDELENGYINFDKRRKEFAVLSELRRLQNECRGYDLRPDPDIQRWLQGLRPLTEAQSHRVSCEVETPGSSDPPAPRVLRPTLVISQWTEVLGSVGGPTPLVSWDRPSVGAEEVPGTPAPLLTRLAQFRVVGPQHVKWPSVSSLDSALESTPALQSPADPIHLSPPASSPRPSRGHRRSASCGSPLSGGAEGASRGPGCGGGAPGPGASDCRIIRVQMELGEDGSVYKSILVTSQDKAPSVISRVLKKNNRDSAVASEYELVQLLPGERELTIPASANVFYAMDGASHDFLLRRRRRPSSTTVGLASGPSASGTPPSEGGGGSFPRIKATGRKIARALF from the exons ATGGTTGACAG gcTGGAAGCTCTTGAATCTCATCCTGCTGATGAGCTAGAGAGGACAAAAGG GGTAGCCATCTCTGTACTGTCAACCTGGCTGGCCTCTCACCCTGAGGATTTTGGCTCTGAGGTCAAGGGTCAGCTTGACCGGCTTGAGAGCTGCTTTCTTCGGACAGGGTATGCAGCAGGGGAGGGTATTAGGGGGGGCAGCGCTGACCTCATCCGCAACCTCCGGTCCCGGGTGGACCCCCAGACCCCCGAACTTCCTAAGCCCCTGGCCCTCCCCGGCGATCCCCCTGCTGACCCCACGGATGTCCTGGTGTACCTCGCTGACCACTTGGCCGAACAGCTGACCCTGCTAGATGCG GAGCTGTTTCTCAATCTGGTCCCCTCTCAGTGCCTGGGgggcctgtggggtcacagagaccgGCCAGGACACTCTCACCTCTGCCCATCTGTCCGGGCGACCGTCACGCAGTTCAACAAGGTGGCAGGGGCAGTGGTCAGCTCTGTCCTGGGGGCCACCTCAACCGGAGAAGGGCTTGGAGAGGTGACCGTACGGCCGCTTCGTCCTCCCCAGAGGGCCCGGCTCTTGGAGAAGTGGATCCGCGTGGCAGAG gagtGCCGTCTGCTCCGAAATTTCTCTTCAGTGTATGCTGTGGTATCAGCCCTTCAATCCAGCCCCATCCACAGGCTTCGGGCAGCCTGGGGGGAAGCAACCAG ggacagtctcagagtcttctccagcctctgCCAGATTTTCTCTGAGGAGGATAACTATTCCCAGAGCCGGGAACTCCTCCTGCAG GAGGTGAAGCTGCAGCCCTCTCTGGAGCCAAATTCCAAGAAGTCCCCGAGGTCTGCCTCCCGGGGCGGG GGTGTGGTCCCATACCTTGGCACCTTCTTAAAAGACCTCGTAATGCTGGACGCAGCCTCTAAGGATGAGCTGGAG AATGGATACATCAATTTTGACAAGCGGAGGAAG GAGTTTGCTGTCCTTTCTGAGCTGCGGCGTCTCCAGAACGAATGTCGTGGCTATGACCTCCGACCTGACCCCGATATCCAGCGGTGGCTACAGGGGCTCCGGCCACTGACAGAGGCGCAGAG ccatcGCGTGTCCTGTGAGGTGGAGACGCCTGGGAGCAGTGACCCACCTGCCCCGCGGGTGCTTCGGCCAACACTGGTCATCTCGCAGTGGACAGA GGTGCTGGGTTCTGTTGGGGGTCCCACCCCCCTCGTCTCCTGGGACCGGCCCAGTGTGGGGGCAGAGGAGGTGCCTGGAACCCCTGCCCCCCTGCTGACCCGGCTGGCCCAG TTCCGTGTTGTTGGTCCCCAGCACGTGAAGTGGCCGTCTGTCTCATCTCTGGACTCCGCCCTGGAAAGCACCCCAGCCCTGCAGAGTCCAGCTGACCCCATCCACCTCTCTCCCCCAGCTTCCTCCCCGCGGCCTTCTCGAGGTCACCGCCGCTCAGCCTCCTGTGGGTCCCCACTCAGTGGGGGTGCAGAAGGGGCCTCCAGGGGCCCTGGATGTGGGGGAGGGGCGCCTGGGCCAGGGGCCTCTGATTGCCGAATCATCCGAGTCCAGATGGAGCTGGGGGAAGATGGCAGTGTCTATAAGAGCATCTTG GTGACAAGTCAGGACAAGGCTCCAAGTGTCATCAGTCGTGTCCTTAAGAAAAACAATCGTGATTCTGCGGTAGCTTCGGAGTACGAGCTTGTGCAGCTGCTCCCAGGGGAGCGAG AGCTGACCATCCCCGCCTCGGCCAACGTCTTCTACGCTATGGATGGAGCCTCACATGATTTCCtcctgcggcggcggcggcggccctcCAGCACTACAGTGGGCCTCGCCAGTGGCCCTTCTGCCTCGGGAACTCCCCCAAGCGAGGGAGGAGGGGGTTCCTTTCCCAGGATAAAGGCCACAGGGAGGAAGATTGCCCGGGCACTGTTCTGA
- the RGL2 gene encoding ral guanine nucleotide dissociation stimulator-like 2 isoform X4, giving the protein MVDRLEALESHPADELERTKGVAISVLSTWLASHPEDFGSEVKGQLDRLESCFLRTGYAAGEGIRGGSADLIRNLRSRVDPQTPELPKPLALPGDPPADPTDVLVYLADHLAEQLTLLDAELFLNLVPSQCLGGLWGHRDRPGHSHLCPSVRATVTQFNKVAGAVVSSVLGATSTGEGLGEVTVRPLRPPQRARLLEKWIRVAEECRLLRNFSSVYAVVSALQSSPIHRLRAAWGEATRDSLRVFSSLCQIFSEEDNYSQSRELLLQEVKLQPSLEPNSKKSPRSASRGGGVVPYLGTFLKDLVMLDAASKDELENGYINFDKRRKEFAVLSELRRLQNECRGYDLRPDPDIQRWLQGLRPLTEAQSHRVSCEVETPGSSDPPAPRVLRPTLVISQWTEVLGSVGGPTPLVSWDRPSVGAEEVPGTPAPLLTRLAQHVKWPSVSSLDSALESTPALQSPADPIHLSPPASSPRPSRGHRRSASCGSPLSGGAEGASRGPGCGGGAPGPGASDCRIIRVQMELGEDGSVYKSILVTSQDKAPSVISRVLKKNNRDSAVASEYELVQLLPGERELTIPASANVFYAMDGASHDFLLRRRRRPSSTTVGLASGPSASGTPPSEGGGGSFPRIKATGRKIARALF; this is encoded by the exons ATGGTTGACAG gcTGGAAGCTCTTGAATCTCATCCTGCTGATGAGCTAGAGAGGACAAAAGG GGTAGCCATCTCTGTACTGTCAACCTGGCTGGCCTCTCACCCTGAGGATTTTGGCTCTGAGGTCAAGGGTCAGCTTGACCGGCTTGAGAGCTGCTTTCTTCGGACAGGGTATGCAGCAGGGGAGGGTATTAGGGGGGGCAGCGCTGACCTCATCCGCAACCTCCGGTCCCGGGTGGACCCCCAGACCCCCGAACTTCCTAAGCCCCTGGCCCTCCCCGGCGATCCCCCTGCTGACCCCACGGATGTCCTGGTGTACCTCGCTGACCACTTGGCCGAACAGCTGACCCTGCTAGATGCG GAGCTGTTTCTCAATCTGGTCCCCTCTCAGTGCCTGGGgggcctgtggggtcacagagaccgGCCAGGACACTCTCACCTCTGCCCATCTGTCCGGGCGACCGTCACGCAGTTCAACAAGGTGGCAGGGGCAGTGGTCAGCTCTGTCCTGGGGGCCACCTCAACCGGAGAAGGGCTTGGAGAGGTGACCGTACGGCCGCTTCGTCCTCCCCAGAGGGCCCGGCTCTTGGAGAAGTGGATCCGCGTGGCAGAG gagtGCCGTCTGCTCCGAAATTTCTCTTCAGTGTATGCTGTGGTATCAGCCCTTCAATCCAGCCCCATCCACAGGCTTCGGGCAGCCTGGGGGGAAGCAACCAG ggacagtctcagagtcttctccagcctctgCCAGATTTTCTCTGAGGAGGATAACTATTCCCAGAGCCGGGAACTCCTCCTGCAG GAGGTGAAGCTGCAGCCCTCTCTGGAGCCAAATTCCAAGAAGTCCCCGAGGTCTGCCTCCCGGGGCGGG GGTGTGGTCCCATACCTTGGCACCTTCTTAAAAGACCTCGTAATGCTGGACGCAGCCTCTAAGGATGAGCTGGAG AATGGATACATCAATTTTGACAAGCGGAGGAAG GAGTTTGCTGTCCTTTCTGAGCTGCGGCGTCTCCAGAACGAATGTCGTGGCTATGACCTCCGACCTGACCCCGATATCCAGCGGTGGCTACAGGGGCTCCGGCCACTGACAGAGGCGCAGAG ccatcGCGTGTCCTGTGAGGTGGAGACGCCTGGGAGCAGTGACCCACCTGCCCCGCGGGTGCTTCGGCCAACACTGGTCATCTCGCAGTGGACAGA GGTGCTGGGTTCTGTTGGGGGTCCCACCCCCCTCGTCTCCTGGGACCGGCCCAGTGTGGGGGCAGAGGAGGTGCCTGGAACCCCTGCCCCCCTGCTGACCCGGCTGGCCCAG CACGTGAAGTGGCCGTCTGTCTCATCTCTGGACTCCGCCCTGGAAAGCACCCCAGCCCTGCAGAGTCCAGCTGACCCCATCCACCTCTCTCCCCCAGCTTCCTCCCCGCGGCCTTCTCGAGGTCACCGCCGCTCAGCCTCCTGTGGGTCCCCACTCAGTGGGGGTGCAGAAGGGGCCTCCAGGGGCCCTGGATGTGGGGGAGGGGCGCCTGGGCCAGGGGCCTCTGATTGCCGAATCATCCGAGTCCAGATGGAGCTGGGGGAAGATGGCAGTGTCTATAAGAGCATCTTG GTGACAAGTCAGGACAAGGCTCCAAGTGTCATCAGTCGTGTCCTTAAGAAAAACAATCGTGATTCTGCGGTAGCTTCGGAGTACGAGCTTGTGCAGCTGCTCCCAGGGGAGCGAG AGCTGACCATCCCCGCCTCGGCCAACGTCTTCTACGCTATGGATGGAGCCTCACATGATTTCCtcctgcggcggcggcggcggccctcCAGCACTACAGTGGGCCTCGCCAGTGGCCCTTCTGCCTCGGGAACTCCCCCAAGCGAGGGAGGAGGGGGTTCCTTTCCCAGGATAAAGGCCACAGGGAGGAAGATTGCCCGGGCACTGTTCTGA
- the PFDN6 gene encoding prefoldin subunit 6 — MAELIQKKLQGEVEKYQQLQKDLSKSMSGRQKLEAQLTENNIVKEELALLDGSNVVFKLLGPVLVKQELGEARATVGKRLDYITAEIKRYESQLRDLEQQSEQQRETLAQLQQEFQRAQAATAGAPGKA; from the exons ATGGCTGAGCTAATCCAGAAGAAGCTGCAGGGGGaagtggagaaatatcaacagctgcAGAAAG ACTTGAGTAAATCCATGTCAGGGAGGCAGAAACTAGAGGCACAACTAACAGAAAATAATATCGTGAAGGAG GAACTGGCCCTGCTGGATGGGTCCAACGTGGTGTTTAAACTTCTGGGGCCCGTGTTGGTCAAACAGGAGCTGGGGGAAGCTCGGGCCACAGTGGGGAAAAGGCTGGACTACATCACAGCTGAGAT TAAGCGGTATGAATCCCAGCTCCGAGACCTAGAGCAGCAGTCAGAACAACAGAGGGAGACCCTGGCTCAGCTGCAGCAGGAGTTTCAGCGGGCGCAGGCGGCAACGGCaggggctcctgggaaagcctga